From Novipirellula galeiformis, the proteins below share one genomic window:
- a CDS encoding FKBP-type peptidyl-prolyl cis-trans isomerase — MLKTALLLLLFVSMTVGASGEEAPEDKDGPKPEPGPADSQEQEKPGPIDEDADGQFITTDSGLKYRMLRKSDNASPSASDSVEVHYKGWLDDGSIFDSSYRRASKISFPLSGVIKGWTEGLQLVGEGGMIELEIPAELGYGARGAGGVIPPNATLHFVVELFKIK, encoded by the coding sequence ATGCTTAAAACGGCTCTGCTTTTGTTGCTTTTTGTTTCCATGACGGTCGGCGCCAGTGGCGAAGAGGCCCCCGAGGACAAGGATGGTCCGAAGCCTGAACCCGGTCCGGCGGATTCCCAAGAACAGGAGAAGCCCGGCCCGATCGATGAGGATGCCGATGGGCAATTCATAACGACCGACTCCGGCTTGAAGTACCGCATGCTCCGCAAGAGTGATAACGCAAGCCCCAGTGCCAGTGACAGCGTCGAGGTTCATTACAAAGGCTGGCTCGACGATGGATCCATCTTTGACAGTTCGTATCGCCGCGCTTCTAAAATCTCATTCCCATTAAGCGGCGTGATCAAGGGATGGACCGAGGGGCTGCAACTCGTCGGCGAAGGAGGCATGATCGAACTCGAGATCCCCGCGGAACTCGGGTACGGTGCACGAGGCGCCGGAGGAGTGATCCCACCCAACGCGACGCTGCATTTTGTAGTCGAGCTTTTCAAGATCAAGTAA